Part of the Clostridium sporogenes genome, ATTTAATATTAAATAAAACACTATCAAATTTTATTTAGTAAAATAATTTTGATAGTGTTTATATATTTAAATTAATATTTTATAAATTATATTATAATAGATTATCTCTAAAATCTTTTAAAAATTCCTTTCTATCTTCCTTATAGTTACATTTCTTTATTAACCTATTTAGAAATACCTCATCATCCCAATCTTTTCGTTTTGTATAATAATTTTTAGATATATCATAAAAGTCATAGGGAAAACTTAACAAACCATATAATACTTCTAATTCTTTATCCGTTATGCTATATACGTCAGAATAGCTATTTAAAATAATATTTGCCTTGCTAATATCAAAGCCAAAATTTTTTATAACTTTTGTTATAAAATTACACAAATCATTAACTTTTAAATCTAAAATAGCATAATCAAAATCTATAAAATAAGCCTCATCTTCTTTAATCAATATATTATGATAAGCTAAATCATGATGGCAAATAGATATTTTGTCATCTTTTTTACATATATCATAATAATGACTATTCTCTAATATATTTATACTTTTACTTATCTCATCTATATAATAATCTATTTCGGATAAGAATAAATTATCAAATTCATTCTTATTTTTATGGATATTAGCCATTTTTTTTAAAAAATTCATTTCCTCTTTTTGTATCTTAAATTTTTCTATAGATTTGCCATTTAAAACCCTTTTATTAAAGTTTGTTGTAAATCCTTTTGATGCTTTATGCATTTTGGCTAAAGCTGCAGAGGAAATCTTTAAGTCTAAAGGATTACTAAATTGACATTCTCGTCCATCAATTAAATCCATTAAACAATACATTTCACCTTTATATATAGTATATATATCTCCTTGTATATTCTTTTCAAATTCCATTATTCTTCCAAATTCAATTTTTATATAATCTATTATTTCTTCTATAAATTTTAATTCTTCTAGAGTATAATCAACTTTTTTTAATATTTTTTTACCTTTGTTTGTATCTATAATATAAACATTTCTAATAGGATAAATATCCTTTACAATAAAATCATATTGATCAAATAAATCTAAGGATAAATTATATTTTTTAATATAACTTTTATTTAGCTTATCCATTTCATCACTCCTTTAAAAAAAGCTATTAGAATCTAATTTCATAGCCTTATTAAATCTATCCATATAGTGTTTTTCTTTATTTAAATCCTTTTCTTTCATATATTTTGTACAACACTTTATTATGGAGTAAGGATAAGATAACATATATAAAATAAATTTATAACTTTCATCATTCAGGCTTTCAAATTCACAAAAATTTTTACATAATTTTTCTATATTTAAAGATGAGTTTTTTTTATTTACTTTATATAGTAATTCTATACAATCCATTTCTATCATATTATAACTACATTTACTAATATCTATAACTTCTATTTCTTTATTATATCTAATATTATTAAAATATGTTTTACCTAAACATATTTCCTTTCTCTCCATACTTCTCCACACCAAATTAATATATCCATTTTCATATATGTTTTCTATAACCTTCTCAGCTTTATTTATATAATTAGGCATATAATCTAAAATTAACTTTTCTAAATCCGTATTATTACTTTTTTTATCTTTTAAATTTCTAACATACTTATTTGTTTTTTTTAAATCTAGTTTATATTTCTCAATTATAATGCCTGTTTTATTTTTTATCCCACCCCTTATATAACTTTTATTTCCTAATGTATTTTTATGAAAAAAACTAATCACTTTTAATTGTTCTGTTACCAATTCCTCTGATAAATTATTTAACTGTCTATAATCATCTTTAAAGTCTTCTATTATATTTATATCCTTACTTTTTAAATAGTGAGAAATATCAGTTATTTTTTTTAATGAATCCATTTCATATATTGCACCTCCTTTAGTACCTATTTATATTTTTTTCTTATCTTCTTTAAGACTTCTTTCTCTTCATCTTTAAGTTTATTTATTTTTTTCTTTCTTTTCTTTATTTCTTTTAATTTTTTAACAGATTCTTTTAGTTCCTGTAATTCTTCTTCATATTTATCTAATTCACTCATATTTTCTTTTATATTTTCATAATATTTTTTATTACGAGACATACCTATATCTCTCCTTAAATATTAATTTTTCTAAATTTTTCTATAAACTCTTGTCTTTCTTCTCTATCTGCATAATATCTATTTAGCTTACTAAAAAAGAACTCCTCACTCCAAGGTTGCTTTTCCCAATAATACTGTATACCTATTTGCCAATAATCCTGTGGAAATTCCATAAAAGCTGCCATTATAAGTATATATTCTTTATCTATATAAGATTCTTCTCTGTAAGAATTCAAAATAAGTTCTGCTGATTTTAAATCCCATTTACCATTTTTCATAACTCTAATAAGTATACTGGCTAAATCATGTAATTTAGTATCTAACATGCAATAATCAAAATCTATTATATATATTTGATTTTCACTATCTATAAGTATGTTATGATTAGCATAATCATGATGACAAAAACATCTATCCTCAATTTGTTTTAACATTACATTTAGATAGTTCGTTTCACATAAATTCTTTATTGACCTATCTGCTCTTTCAATCTCATCCTCTAATATACTTATATAAAAATTATCAAATTCACTTTTTTTATTTTTATTTAATATTCTTTTTTTGAAATCTAGTATTTCATCTTTTCTTGTTTGAAACGTCTTGGGCCATTTAAACCATCCGATTCTAGGTTTCATATATTCTGTTATATAAAAATTCTTACTCTTTTCATGTAACTGGCCCAATTTATTAGCAGCCATCATAACTTCTACTGGATTAGAATAATTACATTGTCTTGAGTCATCTATCCATTCTGTTATATATCCGTAAAAATTCCCTATTTTTATATAATCTAAACCTTTATTATTAGAAATAATTTCTGGAATTTTGCTAAAATTATTACATTGTAAATGTTTCATGCAACTTATTATAAATAAAAAATGATTGAATTCATATTTTATTATTTTAAAGGCATATGCTTTATTAGAATCACTAATTATTTTATATACATTTTTTATTTTTTCTATAGAATTAATATTTATATCATAATTATTTTCCACTATGTTTATGATTTCTGATTTATCCAAAATAATGCCTCCATTATTTTATTAATCTATATGTATTATATGAAAATATTGTACTTTGGTGATAACTGGAACATTTTTTAGGAAAGATTAATATTATATATAACAGTAAAGCTATACTTTATGTTGACATATATAATAAATGCTTTTAATGAGGTGGTTATAAAAATGAATATTTCCATAGATGGTAGGGGTATAAATTGGTATAAGGGTACTGGTATAGGAACATATACAAAAAAAATATTAACAAATATGATAGCAGAAACTCATGAAAATTCATTCAATATATATTGGTCAGGGGATGACTATCTTAAATTTAAAAAACATAATACTAATATTATACTAACCTCTAAAAAACATAGTAGATTTTTTGAGCAAACCTATATTCCATATAACCTTAACAACACTAAATCTGATATATATCATATACCACAAAACGGTATAGGTATTTCTGAAAATATAAATTGTAAAATTATAGTAACCATTCATGATTTAATTCCTTATATAATGCCAGAAACTGTTGGAAAAGGTTACTTAAATAAATTTCTAAAGGAAATGCCTAAAATAATTGAACTATCTGATAAAATAATAACCGTATCTGAATGGTCAAAAAAAGATATATTGAAATTCTTTCCTATGAGGGAAGATAAAATTGAAGTTATCCCCCTAGCAGCAGATTCCAAATACAAGCCCTTAAATAAATTATATTGTAAAGATATACTTAAAAGAAAATATGGAATAAACTTACCTTTTATTTTATATTTAGGTGGCTTTAGTTCTAGAAAAAATGTTACATCTATAATAAAGGCTTTTGAAAAGATATATGACAAATTACCACAAGAACACGCTTTAGTTATAGTGGGTTCTAAAAAAGATGAAGGTGAAAAATTATATGAATTTAGTCGTAAACTTAAAATAAGCTCTAATATAATCTTCACAGATTTCGTAGAGGAACAGGATCTACCTATATTTTATAATGGGTGTAGTGTATTTATTTATCCCTCCTTATATGAAGGTTTTGGACTTCCACCACTTGAAGCCATGAGTTGTGGTTGTGCAGTTATAGCTTCTAACATTACCTCTATTCCGGAAGTTACTTCCGATTGTTGTATTAATATAGATCCTTTAGATATTGATGATATATCAAACTCAATAGAAAATATATTAAAAAATCCAGACTTAAAAGATAGATTAAGTAAAAAAGCTTTTGAAAGATCTATGCTTTTTTCTTGGAATAAAACCGCACGAAATACCTTAAATGTATATAACAGCGTTTTAAAATAACATAAAAAAGAGCCAAAATTTTTTCTTAAATTTTGACTCTTAAATACTTTTTTTAATATAAATATATAATTACTAGTCAATAAAATTATATATTTATATTACTTTATATGTCTTATTTTTATTTTGTTATACTATTAATAAAAATTTTTATACTTTTTAGCTCTTTTTCTATATCATTAGTGTTTAATAACTCTTTTTTAAAATCTATCATAACTTTTTGTACATAATTGTAGTTCTTAGTATAATTTATATTTGGAGTTTTACTTGCTATATCAACAAAAATTCTCCAAATTTTTTCCTCATTAAAATAGTTTACATTTTCAGAAAATTTAGCATACTCATAAGTTGGTTTATAGGATGGAAATTGTCCATAATTTAAAAATCCTTTATTTAAACTATACTTATTTAATGCTATATTTTTTATCAGTTCCATTGATAATTTATCTTTAGATTCCTTGCAAGATTTTATTGCAACAATAGAAGTTCCTCCTGTAATTGCAGAATTTTTACCTCCTACTTCAAAGGATGGTAATTTCATTATTTCCCATTTACCACTTTCTTTCTTTCTTTCACTTATCAAATAATTAGATAGCTCTGAATTATATGGAATACATACTACATTATTATTATTGACAAATGATTTAAAATCTCCCTTGTTATCAAAATCTATATTAGCTGATTCTATTCTCTTTAAAATATTAAAAGTATCTATATAATTAGGTTGATCTATTTGTAACTTACTATCTTTATCAAAATAGTAAATTCCTTTTTCATTTAATAAAACTTCAAGCATACTGTTGTCTCTTTTGTTAAATGATATCATTTTTACTTTTCCATTGCTTTTTTTATATATTTCCTCACCAATTTTTATAAAATCATCCCATGTTTTTATGTCTTTACTATTTATATTATACTTTTCTAATAAATCTTTTCTATAATATAATGCTACAGGCTCTACTGTATAGGGAACAGCAATAAAGTTATCATATAGCTTAACTAACTCTCTTTTGCAAGGAATAAAATCCTTTATCGTATTTTTCATAAGGTCATTTAATATAATTACATCTTTATAGTATCTTGCTCCAAACTCTTTTGTATCCTTATCATCTAAACATATTATATTAGGATAAGAATTTTTATCTTTTATTTTTGAAAATTCATCTATCATATTCTCCCTATTTTTATTATAAAACTCCACTTCTACATTAGGATATTTTTCTTTAAAGTCTTTAACACCTTCATTCATGGCTTGATTATGTTTAACATCTCCCCATATAACTAATTTATCTTTTGTAAAATTTTTAGTATTATTATATCTACCTAAAATAACTAATATTACAGGTATTATCAATATTATAATAATACCTATATAAATAAGTTTCTTTTTCTTCATTTTAACCTCCCTTAAAGGCCTTATATTAATATTTTTAACATATATACTATAACTATAATATATTATAATATAATTATGTTCAACTTAATGAAGCTTAAATAAGAAGTTTTATAAATCCTTATGGAGTAAATAAAAAGGTATCTCATTAAAATGAAATACCTTAATTTATATAAAATTAATTTATTTTTAGCCCTTTGACATTTCATAATTTCCTTTTTCATGAAAATCTTCTTTCCAAGCTTTTTCTGCTAAAGGATCAAAATCCTTTGCCAATTTGTCCAATTTATTTTTAAATACTTCATCATGGAGCATCATTTCTGCCCCTTTATCTGTTGGTTTAGCCCCTGTTTTACTTGCTACTTCCCTTATAACTTTAGGATTATCTATCATCATACATGGCTTTAATAAGTTATCATTATATGGCTGCCTTTCTCTTAATTCCTTGAAGAAAGGTGACTTAAATACATCTATTAATTTCTTATTTTTTAAATTATCTGTAGCAAAATGAGCGAATATGCATGGCTCTACATCTTCATGTGAATTTATATGACAATAATATTTTCCAGCTATGCAACCACCAACATATGGAGCATCATTAAAGAAATCTATAGCAAAATATGGCTTCTCATTCCTTATTTTCCTTACTTTCTTACCTAAATATATTCTTTGTTCTGGTGTTAACATTAAATTAAAATCTGGGTCCTCACCTACTGGCATAAATATAAAATACCAGCTCATTTTGGCACCTTTTTCTATTAACATATTAATAAACTCATCTGAAATGACTGTATCTATGTTATTTCTTCCCGTAGCTGTAGAAACTCCAAACAATACGCCTCTTTCTCTTAGTAGATCCATTCCATGCATAACTTGTTTAAATACACCTTTTCCTCTTCTAGCATCTGTCTCTTTTTCAAAACCTTCTAATGAAAACATTGGTATTATGTTCCCTAACTTTTGAACTCTATCTGCTAATTCTTCATTAAACAAAGTTCCATTTGTAAAAGGTGTAAAAATACAATCATTGTACTTCTCATAAATATCTAACATATATTCATTAAAAAAAGGTTCTCCACCTAATACTATAAAATAATATATTCCGATTTCTCTAGCTTCTTCAATTATTCTATCTACTTCTTCATAAGGGATATCATCTTCTTTACTATAATTTGCAGCATAACAACCTGTGCATCTTAAATTACATCTCATAGACGGGCTTATTAATATTACGAAAGGTGTTTTTATTTCATCTTCTTTAAAAAGTTTTTCTCTCTTTGGCATTCCATACCAAACAGCATTTGCAAAAAAATTTGTAAAAAATTTTTGCATACAGTTTTTATCTGTGGTTTTAAACAAATTTTGTACAAATTCATGGGTAGATGGATTATTATAGTATTCATCCTCTACAACTTTTAATCTTTTTAAATTATCCTCATCTTTAGCTATGGTTTTTTCTATTAATGTAAATAATCTGTCTACATTTTTTTCGGGGTTTGTACTAAGTAAACCTGCTGCCGTCTTTACCATTTTATCTTTAGCAGATTTTTGCAATAATTTTATGACTTTCATATGAGCTCCCTCCCGATAAAATAAAATTATTTTTAACCTTAACTATAATTTATCACGAATAATGATTACTTATAACCATTATATTACCAATTGACTAATTGTCAATAATTTAATTTTATGTTTTACAAAGTATTCACAAACTTATTTAATACTATCCTATTCATTATATTCAAAAAAAATAACTTAGTGATTTAAAATCACTAAGTTATTTAAAATAATAACCTTTACAAATTATTTATCATACTAGCCAGATATCCTGCTCCAAAACCATTATCAATGTTAACAACACTTACACCACTTGCACAACTATTTAACATAGACAATAGTGCCGAAAGTCCCTGAAAGTTAGCTCCATAACCTATACTAGTAGGCACTGCAATTACTGGCTTATCTACAAGACCGCCTACAACACTAGCCAAAGCCCCTTCCATTCCTGCTGCTACCACAACAACTCTAGCACCTCTTATTAATTCTAATTTATCAAATAATCTATGAATCCCAGCTACACCTACATCATAAATTCTTTCAACTTTATTTCCAAATAGCTCTGCTGTAACTGCTGCTTCTTCAGAAACAGGTATATCAGAAGTTCCCGCTGTAACCACAGCTATGTATCCATCTTTAGATTTTACTTCTCTTTTTTTAATAACTATAGTTCTAGCTAATTCATTATATTCAGCCTCTGGACATATTTTTTTTACTTCTTCATAGGCTTCTTTTGTAGCTCTTGTACCTAATATATTATTCTCTTTTGTAAGCATAAATTCTATTATGCCCTTTATTTGATCTACGGTTTTTCCTGCGCAATATATAACCTCAGGATATCCTACTCTCATTTCTCTGTGATTATCTATTTTAGCGTATCCTAAATCCTTAAAAGGAAGATCCTTTAATATATTTACTCCCTCTTCTAATGAAATTTTATCATTCTTAATATCTAGCATTAATTTTTTAATATCTTCTGTATTCATTTTATCACCTCTTTTAAAGCTATTTCATATCTATTTCAGCATTTAAACTTCCCATTTTATATCCCTCTATATCTACAGTAACATATTTAAATCCCAACTCTTTAAGTTCTTTTGATACTTTATCTAAAATCCTCTCATTAAACAACTTCATTCTTTCCTTTTGAGGGACTTCTATTCTAGCTAAATTCCCATGACTTCTTACTCTTACTGCTCTAAATCCTAGTTTCATCATATATACTTCTGCTTTTTCTATTCTAACTAAATCCTCTTTTTTTATTTCTTGATTATAAGGGATTCTAGATAAAAGGCATGCATAAGCAGGTTTATCCCAAGTGTCCAGTTGTAACTCTTTAGACAAAATTCTTATTTCCTCTTTATTAATAGCATTTTCTAAAAGAGGACTTTTTACTTCTAATTCCTTTAAAGCTCTCATTCCTGGCCTATAGTCTTTAGTATCATCTGCATTGGTTCCATCTACTATATATTTAATTCCTTTTTCTTTTGCTAAATATTTTATTTTATTAAATACACTTTTTTTACATATATAACACCTATCTTCTGGATTAAATCTTATTTCTTCAAGCATTGGTACTTCTACAAAATGTGATTTTATTCCTATCTTATCTACTAATTCTTTAGCTTCTTTTATTTCCCACTTTGGTATATAAGGTGATACTATAGTAATAGAAATAGCATTATCTCCTAAAGCTTCTTTTGCTACTTTCAATAATAATGTACTATCCACTCCACCAGAAAAAGCTACTGCCACACTCTTTAAATCTTTTAGATATTTAATAAGATTATTATACTTGTCATTTATGTTCATAATATTACTCCTTATGTTTATTAACTGCCTCATAAACTTCTTTTATAGATATGTTGTTTTCTAATGCAATTTTTTTACAATCCTCATATTCTGGTTTACTATTTAATACCTGACCTTTTAAATAAGATTTTTTTACATAAACCTCTCCATATATAGTGTTTACTTTTTCTACTTTTCTCTTTAGCATAGACTTTTCTACAGAGTATTTTCTTATTCCTAAGGTAGTAGTTTCTTTAAACATAATTTCTTTCATAATATTTTCTAATTTATTTTCACATAAAACCGTTAATTTAGCAGCTGGTCTAGTTTTTTTCATTATTATTGGTGTAATATAAGCATCTGATGCTCCTTCATGAAGTAGCTTGTTAATTACATATTCATAAATCTCAGAATTCATATCATCTATATTGCATTCTAATATTAAAGCTTCTTCTTGCTCAATATCATTTCCTTCTTGTTCTTTATTTTCTGCTAAAAAAATCCTTAATACATTAGGTATATCTGATAAATCTTTTCCACCTATACCATATCCAACTTTTTCAATATGAAAATTTTTATTTTGTGTAAATTTATATACTGTAGAAGCCACTATAGCCGCTCCTGTAGGAGTAGTTGCTTCAAAAGGTATTTCTTCTGAAGATACCATTGGTATATCTTTTAATATCTCTGCCGTAGCCGGTGCTGGAACTGGCATTGTTCCATGGGCGCATTTTACAAATCCAGATCCTACTTGAATCTTTGAACACAATACTTTATCTACTTTTAAATAATCTAAACATATAGCAGCCCCAACTATATCTACTATGGAATCTGTTGCACCAACTTCATGAAAATGAACTTCTTCTAAAGGTTTATTATGCACCTTTCCTTCAGCTTTTGCTACCTTTAAAAATATATCCTTGCTAATCTTTTTAACATTATTATTTAGCTCACTATTATCTATTATTTTATTTATATTTATCAAATTTCTGTGATTATGATCATGCTTATGAACATGTTCATGCTTATGGTTGTGTTCATGTTCATGACTATGTCCATACTCATGGCTGTGTTCATGTTCATGATTATGCTCATATAAATTTTTTAATATAACATCAACTTTTGTTCCTGATATGCCTTTTCTAGCGTCCTTATTTATTTTAATTTCAAATTCATCATTAATATTAAGCTTAGCTAATTCTTTTAATAGATACTCCTTATCTACACCTAAATCTATTAAAGCCCCTAAATTCATATCCCCACTTATTCCTGAAAAACAATCATAATACAATATTCTTCTCATATTTCATTCTCCTTATTTTATATTCATTATATAAAGTATAATATCAATTTATATTATTCACAATAATTGTCTAAATATATAATTAATTTTAACATATATTAAATAATTTTTTAACAATATACTGTATTTAATTATTTGAATTAACAAAAATTATATATTAATTAGATACTTAGCATGTAATTTTTACACTAAAAATGTTATTACTTAAAAATATTTTTCAAATACACCTAATAAATATAAGTAAAAAATATACAATTATATCTGAAACTACATATAATCTTTTAAAAATATAAAAATAGTATGGATATTAATTTTTTAATATCCATACTATTTTTTATATATATTTTTTTAAGCTTTCATTTTCCTTTAGCTCTTGTACTAAATGCTTAATTTCTTGATCTTTATATTTGTCCATTATAAGTAATACATCTCCACCAT contains:
- a CDS encoding spore coat protein CotS, producing MDSLKKITDISHYLKSKDINIIEDFKDDYRQLNNLSEELVTEQLKVISFFHKNTLGNKSYIRGGIKNKTGIIIEKYKLDLKKTNKYVRNLKDKKSNNTDLEKLILDYMPNYINKAEKVIENIYENGYINLVWRSMERKEICLGKTYFNNIRYNKEIEVIDISKCSYNMIEMDCIELLYKVNKKNSSLNIEKLCKNFCEFESLNDESYKFILYMLSYPYSIIKCCTKYMKEKDLNKEKHYMDRFNKAMKLDSNSFF
- a CDS encoding glycosyltransferase family 4 protein translates to MNISIDGRGINWYKGTGIGTYTKKILTNMIAETHENSFNIYWSGDDYLKFKKHNTNIILTSKKHSRFFEQTYIPYNLNNTKSDIYHIPQNGIGISENINCKIIVTIHDLIPYIMPETVGKGYLNKFLKEMPKIIELSDKIITVSEWSKKDILKFFPMREDKIEVIPLAADSKYKPLNKLYCKDILKRKYGINLPFILYLGGFSSRKNVTSIIKAFEKIYDKLPQEHALVIVGSKKDEGEKLYEFSRKLKISSNIIFTDFVEEQDLPIFYNGCSVFIYPSLYEGFGLPPLEAMSCGCAVIASNITSIPEVTSDCCINIDPLDIDDISNSIENILKNPDLKDRLSKKAFERSMLFSWNKTARNTLNVYNSVLK
- the larE gene encoding ATP-dependent sacrificial sulfur transferase LarE, which codes for MNINDKYNNLIKYLKDLKSVAVAFSGGVDSTLLLKVAKEALGDNAISITIVSPYIPKWEIKEAKELVDKIGIKSHFVEVPMLEEIRFNPEDRCYICKKSVFNKIKYLAKEKGIKYIVDGTNADDTKDYRPGMRALKELEVKSPLLENAINKEEIRILSKELQLDTWDKPAYACLLSRIPYNQEIKKEDLVRIEKAEVYMMKLGFRAVRVRSHGNLARIEVPQKERMKLFNERILDKVSKELKELGFKYVTVDIEGYKMGSLNAEIDMK
- the larB gene encoding nickel pincer cofactor biosynthesis protein LarB — translated: MNTEDIKKLMLDIKNDKISLEEGVNILKDLPFKDLGYAKIDNHREMRVGYPEVIYCAGKTVDQIKGIIEFMLTKENNILGTRATKEAYEEVKKICPEAEYNELARTIVIKKREVKSKDGYIAVVTAGTSDIPVSEEAAVTAELFGNKVERIYDVGVAGIHRLFDKLELIRGARVVVVAAGMEGALASVVGGLVDKPVIAVPTSIGYGANFQGLSALLSMLNSCASGVSVVNIDNGFGAGYLASMINNL
- a CDS encoding CotS family spore coat protein, with translation MDKSEIINIVENNYDININSIEKIKNVYKIISDSNKAYAFKIIKYEFNHFLFIISCMKHLQCNNFSKIPEIISNNKGLDYIKIGNFYGYITEWIDDSRQCNYSNPVEVMMAANKLGQLHEKSKNFYITEYMKPRIGWFKWPKTFQTRKDEILDFKKRILNKNKKSEFDNFYISILEDEIERADRSIKNLCETNYLNVMLKQIEDRCFCHHDYANHNILIDSENQIYIIDFDYCMLDTKLHDLASILIRVMKNGKWDLKSAELILNSYREESYIDKEYILIMAAFMEFPQDYWQIGIQYYWEKQPWSEEFFFSKLNRYYADREERQEFIEKFRKINI
- a CDS encoding CotS family spore coat protein; translated protein: MDKLNKSYIKKYNLSLDLFDQYDFIVKDIYPIRNVYIIDTNKGKKILKKVDYTLEELKFIEEIIDYIKIEFGRIMEFEKNIQGDIYTIYKGEMYCLMDLIDGRECQFSNPLDLKISSAALAKMHKASKGFTTNFNKRVLNGKSIEKFKIQKEEMNFLKKMANIHKNKNEFDNLFLSEIDYYIDEISKSINILENSHYYDICKKDDKISICHHDLAYHNILIKEDEAYFIDFDYAILDLKVNDLCNFITKVIKNFGFDISKANIILNSYSDVYSITDKELEVLYGLLSFPYDFYDISKNYYTKRKDWDDEVFLNRLIKKCNYKEDRKEFLKDFRDNLL
- a CDS encoding radical SAM protein, whose translation is MKVIKLLQKSAKDKMVKTAAGLLSTNPEKNVDRLFTLIEKTIAKDEDNLKRLKVVEDEYYNNPSTHEFVQNLFKTTDKNCMQKFFTNFFANAVWYGMPKREKLFKEDEIKTPFVILISPSMRCNLRCTGCYAANYSKEDDIPYEEVDRIIEEAREIGIYYFIVLGGEPFFNEYMLDIYEKYNDCIFTPFTNGTLFNEELADRVQKLGNIIPMFSLEGFEKETDARRGKGVFKQVMHGMDLLRERGVLFGVSTATGRNNIDTVISDEFINMLIEKGAKMSWYFIFMPVGEDPDFNLMLTPEQRIYLGKKVRKIRNEKPYFAIDFFNDAPYVGGCIAGKYYCHINSHEDVEPCIFAHFATDNLKNKKLIDVFKSPFFKELRERQPYNDNLLKPCMMIDNPKVIREVASKTGAKPTDKGAEMMLHDEVFKNKLDKLAKDFDPLAEKAWKEDFHEKGNYEMSKG
- the larC gene encoding nickel pincer cofactor biosynthesis protein LarC; translated protein: MRRILYYDCFSGISGDMNLGALIDLGVDKEYLLKELAKLNINDEFEIKINKDARKGISGTKVDVILKNLYEHNHEHEHSHEYGHSHEHEHNHKHEHVHKHDHNHRNLININKIIDNSELNNNVKKISKDIFLKVAKAEGKVHNKPLEEVHFHEVGATDSIVDIVGAAICLDYLKVDKVLCSKIQVGSGFVKCAHGTMPVPAPATAEILKDIPMVSSEEIPFEATTPTGAAIVASTVYKFTQNKNFHIEKVGYGIGGKDLSDIPNVLRIFLAENKEQEGNDIEQEEALILECNIDDMNSEIYEYVINKLLHEGASDAYITPIIMKKTRPAAKLTVLCENKLENIMKEIMFKETTTLGIRKYSVEKSMLKRKVEKVNTIYGEVYVKKSYLKGQVLNSKPEYEDCKKIALENNISIKEVYEAVNKHKE
- a CDS encoding ABC transporter substrate-binding protein — translated: MKKKKLIYIGIIIILIIPVILVILGRYNNTKNFTKDKLVIWGDVKHNQAMNEGVKDFKEKYPNVEVEFYNKNRENMIDEFSKIKDKNSYPNIICLDDKDTKEFGARYYKDVIILNDLMKNTIKDFIPCKRELVKLYDNFIAVPYTVEPVALYYRKDLLEKYNINSKDIKTWDDFIKIGEEIYKKSNGKVKMISFNKRDNSMLEVLLNEKGIYYFDKDSKLQIDQPNYIDTFNILKRIESANIDFDNKGDFKSFVNNNNVVCIPYNSELSNYLISERKKESGKWEIMKLPSFEVGGKNSAITGGTSIVAIKSCKESKDKLSMELIKNIALNKYSLNKGFLNYGQFPSYKPTYEYAKFSENVNYFNEEKIWRIFVDIASKTPNINYTKNYNYVQKVMIDFKKELLNTNDIEKELKSIKIFINSITK